Proteins encoded within one genomic window of Streptomyces rubradiris:
- a CDS encoding methylaspartate mutase, with amino-acid sequence MTGGGFGGFVRRAHDAGRLVVQPRMGMSSPGRMRAGLLATRDARATTVGTITLDSYTRVGDLESARLAVLEDVALNGYPIVSHDPATTEGVLDGIHGPGFPVQVRHGSAAPQDIFRALTAVGLDASEGGPVSYCLPYGRVPLRESVAHWADACELLAARRESGAEPHLETFGGCVLGQLCPPSLLVAVSVLEALFFHRHGIRSISVSYAQQTHPGQDAEAVAALRRLCAHHLPDAEWHVVVYAYMGLYPETEQGAYRLLGKAAELAVASGSERLIVKTVAESRRIPTVAENVAALEYAAEVAARTPRTPLDATGTQTYAEASALVDAVLDLDDDPGTALLTAFAEGRLDVPYCLHPDNAGFSRSHITADGRLAWADIGRMPLNGIADVRPAHAVTAAELLDSLSYVRRSFDGPGPRNTRAVESARS; translated from the coding sequence GTGACCGGCGGCGGGTTCGGCGGGTTCGTGCGCCGGGCTCACGACGCCGGCCGGCTGGTCGTGCAGCCCCGGATGGGGATGAGCAGCCCTGGGCGGATGCGGGCCGGGCTGCTCGCCACCCGGGACGCCAGGGCGACCACCGTCGGCACGATCACCCTGGACAGCTACACCCGGGTCGGCGACCTGGAGTCGGCACGCCTGGCCGTCCTGGAGGACGTGGCCCTCAACGGCTACCCGATCGTGAGCCACGACCCGGCCACCACCGAGGGCGTTCTCGACGGAATCCACGGCCCCGGCTTCCCGGTCCAGGTCCGGCACGGCTCCGCCGCGCCCCAGGACATCTTCCGGGCGCTGACCGCCGTCGGGCTCGACGCCTCCGAGGGCGGCCCGGTCTCCTACTGCCTGCCCTACGGCCGGGTCCCGCTGCGCGAGTCCGTCGCCCACTGGGCAGACGCCTGCGAACTGCTCGCCGCCCGCCGCGAGTCGGGCGCCGAACCGCACCTGGAGACCTTCGGAGGCTGTGTCCTCGGCCAGTTGTGCCCGCCGAGCCTGCTCGTCGCCGTCAGCGTGCTGGAGGCGCTGTTCTTCCACCGGCACGGCATCCGCAGCATTTCCGTCAGTTACGCCCAGCAGACCCATCCCGGCCAGGACGCCGAAGCGGTGGCCGCGTTGCGCCGCCTGTGCGCACACCATCTGCCGGACGCCGAATGGCATGTCGTCGTCTACGCCTACATGGGGCTGTATCCGGAAACGGAACAGGGCGCCTACCGGCTGCTCGGGAAAGCCGCCGAACTCGCCGTCGCCAGCGGCTCGGAACGGCTCATCGTGAAAACCGTCGCGGAATCCCGCCGCATTCCCACGGTGGCCGAGAACGTCGCCGCCCTGGAATACGCGGCCGAGGTCGCCGCCCGCACCCCGCGCACCCCGCTGGACGCCACCGGCACCCAGACCTACGCCGAGGCGTCCGCCTTGGTCGACGCCGTACTGGACCTGGACGACGACCCCGGTACGGCCCTGCTGACGGCGTTCGCCGAGGGACGCCTCGACGTCCCCTACTGTCTGCATCCGGACAACGCCGGATTCAGCCGGAGTCACATCACCGCGGACGGCCGGCTGGCCTGGGCCGACATCGGCAGGATGCCGCTGAACGGCATCGCCGACGTACGCCCGGCGCACGCCGTCACCGCCGCGGAACTGCTCGATTCCCTGTCCTACGTACGCCGTTCGTTCGACGGACCCGGCCCCCGGAACACCCGGGCCGTCGAATCCGCCCGCTCCTAG
- a CDS encoding cobalamin B12-binding domain-containing protein, translating to MSPFPNAPDPGDWPVLVAGGISDSHTWNLVYLQLLLEEHGHRVVNLGPCVPEDLLIAEALAHRPALIVVSSVNGHGYHDGMRTVTRLREHPALAAVPAVIGGKLGIAGPCGAEEVAALRAAGYDAVFDDSAEGVAAFRRMLGALPQRALV from the coding sequence ATGAGCCCCTTCCCGAACGCCCCCGACCCCGGCGACTGGCCCGTACTGGTGGCCGGCGGCATCTCCGACTCCCACACCTGGAACCTCGTCTACCTCCAGCTCCTGCTGGAGGAGCACGGGCACCGCGTGGTCAACCTCGGCCCCTGCGTCCCCGAGGACCTGCTCATCGCCGAGGCCCTCGCGCACCGCCCCGCGCTCATCGTGGTCAGCAGCGTCAACGGCCACGGCTACCACGACGGCATGCGGACCGTCACCCGGCTGCGCGAACACCCCGCCCTCGCCGCGGTGCCCGCCGTCATCGGCGGCAAGCTCGGCATCGCCGGGCCCTGCGGCGCCGAGGAGGTGGCCGCGCTGCGCGCCGCCGGGTACGACGCGGTGTTCGACGACAGCGCCGAGGGCGTCGCCGCCTTCCGGCGCATGCTCGGCGCGCTGCCGCAGCGGGCCCTGGTGTGA